One segment of Meleagris gallopavo isolate NT-WF06-2002-E0010 breed Aviagen turkey brand Nicholas breeding stock chromosome 8, Turkey_5.1, whole genome shotgun sequence DNA contains the following:
- the LOC104911898 gene encoding serine-rich coiled-coil domain-containing protein 2-like, with translation MEEKSQIRTSLVSRLPKYGTKTLGSVLQPTSNGTAVNLAGNNGGKNFSKHNGTVNMSSFSFNWRKSNKYQLHDQNERETNSKHNCNDKLIDSEKYSQSQGALSNDMLRVGLNNTASIGSKTAKQNNMFVSSTEESNPKSLPGLSSSAKFAKGALSGRTSYSGLSAPKSHLNGFYGNRAMVGLQRPRANSNASRTSSGESLVHSTDNSKSSSCEKMVRSQSFSHSIQNAFLPAASLTRSHSFNKAVDLTRPYHSQNLAARTSQRSTLWSRNARQLDVPNGNESVKYGFTRPYSSISSPCTKKSSLSNGSGSAPSFGYRLSRPSLLKPTGQRFAGNIIVDGGKSTTSDTYILENSEISTNINRTIEKNSIVESNAQRTESVEGLRESMGKHGSNVMCMSDDGDEISISSLSSSEKNDLSEDFSDDFIDLEDPNKTIQAQQKESCIQELEHGSITSVEPFASLKESGGSCCNADDWLDINVSAMDDNSESTKHTAESAISPDMNYRAGSSFELSPSDSSDGTYMWDEEGLEPIGSVHPCGSYESSEMNSIVCICV, from the exons atggaagaaaaaagtcaaatcaGGACATCCTTGGTTTCCAGGCTACCAAAATATGGAACGAAAACTTTAGGAAGCGTCTTACAACCGACGTCAAATGGGACAGCTGTTAATTTAGCAGGGAATAATGGTGGCAAAAATTTCAGCAAGCACAATGGCACTGTTAACatgtcttccttctctttcaattggagaaaatcaaataaatatcAGCTTCATGATCAAAATGAGAGAGAGACTAACTCTAAACATAATTGTAATGACAAATTAATTGATTCTGAGAAGTATTCTCAGTCTCAAGGAGCATTGAGTAATGATATGCTCAGGGTGGGTTTGAATAATACTGCTTCAATTGGGtcaaaaacagcaaagcaaaacaatatgTTTGTATCGTCTACTGAGGAATCAAACCCAAAGTCTTTGCCTGGACTGTCTAGTTCAGCAAAATTCGCCAAAGGTGCCCTGTCAGGAAGGACCTCATATTCTGGACTCAGTGCTCCAAAATCACACTTAAATGGATTTTATGGTAATCGGGCAATGGTAGGTTTGCAGAGACCTAGGGCAAATTCTAATGCCTCAAGGACAAGTTCAGGAGAAAGCCTTGTACACTCTACAGACAATAGCAAGTCTTCTTCCTGTGAAAAAATGGTAAGATCACAAAGTTTTTCACATTCCATTCAGAATGCTTTCCTTCCCGCTGCATCGTTAACCAGGTCACATTCCTTTAATAAAGCTGTGGATCTTACAAGGCCTTATCATAGTCAAAATCTAGCTGCTAGGACATCTCAGAGGTCAACTCTGTGGTCAAGAAATGCAAGACAGTTGGATGTACCCAATGGAAATGAATCTGTGAAGTATGGATTTACAAGGCCATACTCTAGTATATCATCTCCTTGCACAAAGAAGTCCTCGCTGTCGAATGGATCTGGGTCAGCTCCTTCTTTTGGATACAGATTAAGTCGGCCTTCTCTGTTGAAGCCTACTGGCCAGCGGTTTGCTGGAAATATTATTGTGGATGGTGGCAAAAGTACAACTTCTGACACGTATATATTGGAGAACTCTGAAATATCAACAAATATAAATAGAACAATTGAGAAAAATAGCATTGTAGAGAGTAATGCTCAAAGAACAGAATCTGTTGAAGGCCTTCGTGAAAGCATGGGAAAACATGGATCAAATGTCATGTGCATGAGCGATGATGGAGATGAAATATCTATATCTTCTTTGTCGTCCTCTGAAAAAAACGACTTGAGTGAAGACTTCAGTGATGATTTCATAGATTTAGAAGATCCAAATAAAACAATACaagcacagcagaaggagaGCTGCATTCAAGAGTTAGAGCACGGGAGCATAACATCAGTAGAGCCGTTTGCTTCTCTCAAGGAAAGTGGAGGATCTTGCTGTAATGCTGATGACTGGCTTGATATAAATGTGTCTG caaTGGATGACAACAGTGAAAGCACAAAGCACACTGCCGAGAGCGCGATTTCTCCAGATATGAATTACAGAGCTGGGTCCTCTTTTGAGCTTTCTCCATCTGATAGCTCTGATGGCACATATATGTGGGATGAAGAGGGACTGGAACCTATTGGAAGTGTCCATCCATGTGGAAGTTACGAGTCATCTGAAATGAACAGCATAGTATGTATTTGTGTATAG